A genomic window from Dehalococcoidia bacterium includes:
- a CDS encoding acyl-CoA carboxylase subunit beta, translated as MDNQTSLPPKLEHLLRLQAQARLGGGEKRIQQQHGKGKLTARERIALFLDEGSFHELDMFVTHRTSEFGLAEQKVLGDAVVTGWGTVDGRTVFVYAQDFTVLGGSLSEAVAEKICKIMDLAMKVGAPVVGMCDSGGARIQEGVLSLAGYGEIFKRNVLASGVIPQISVILGPSAGGATYSPALTDFVFMVRGIGQMYITGPDVIKAVTGEEVTHEELGGAHVHTTKSGVAHFAFDTEQECLQQVRRLLSFLPSNNTEDPPILDTGDPPDRRDEALRVLVPENPMKSYDVKEVIRRVVDQGDFLEVHERWAPNIVVGFARLAGRAVGVVAQQPQHLAGVLDIDASVKAARFVRFCDCFNIPLVTFVDVPGFMPGVHQEHGGIIRHGAKLIYAYTEATVPKVSVLLRKAYGGAYLVMSSKHLRGDINYAWPTGEVAVMGPEGAVNILYREHLAKHPDPEGERARLIQDYKERFANPYVAASRGFLDDVIDPAETRPKIIRALAMLANKRDTLPPKKHGNIPL; from the coding sequence ATGGACAACCAGACCTCTTTGCCCCCGAAACTGGAGCACCTCTTGCGCCTGCAGGCCCAGGCCCGCTTAGGCGGGGGGGAAAAGCGCATTCAGCAACAGCACGGCAAGGGTAAACTCACCGCTCGGGAGCGCATCGCCCTGTTTCTGGACGAGGGGAGTTTCCACGAACTGGACATGTTCGTCACCCACCGCACCTCCGAGTTCGGCTTGGCAGAGCAGAAGGTGCTGGGGGATGCGGTGGTAACGGGCTGGGGGACGGTGGACGGGCGCACGGTGTTTGTGTATGCCCAGGACTTTACAGTGCTGGGAGGCTCCCTGTCGGAGGCGGTGGCCGAGAAGATCTGCAAGATTATGGACTTGGCTATGAAGGTGGGAGCTCCCGTGGTGGGGATGTGCGACTCGGGCGGGGCACGTATTCAAGAGGGGGTGCTGAGCTTGGCGGGGTATGGGGAGATCTTCAAACGCAATGTGCTGGCCAGTGGGGTTATTCCCCAGATTTCGGTTATCTTGGGCCCGAGCGCCGGGGGAGCCACCTACTCCCCCGCCCTCACCGACTTCGTGTTCATGGTGCGGGGCATCGGGCAGATGTATATCACCGGCCCCGATGTCATCAAGGCGGTAACGGGGGAGGAGGTGACCCACGAAGAGCTGGGGGGTGCCCACGTCCATACCACCAAGAGCGGGGTGGCTCACTTCGCCTTTGACACGGAGCAGGAGTGTTTACAGCAGGTGCGTCGTCTCCTCTCTTTTCTCCCCAGTAACAACACGGAGGACCCTCCTATCCTGGATACGGGCGACCCTCCTGACCGGCGGGACGAGGCTCTGCGGGTGCTGGTGCCCGAGAACCCGATGAAGTCCTACGATGTGAAGGAGGTGATACGGCGGGTGGTGGACCAGGGGGATTTTCTGGAGGTGCACGAGCGGTGGGCACCCAATATCGTGGTCGGGTTTGCGCGCCTGGCGGGGCGCGCCGTGGGGGTAGTGGCCCAACAGCCCCAGCACCTGGCGGGCGTGCTGGACATTGATGCCTCGGTGAAAGCGGCCCGCTTCGTGCGCTTCTGCGATTGCTTCAACATCCCGTTAGTCACTTTCGTGGATGTGCCGGGCTTCATGCCGGGCGTGCACCAGGAGCACGGGGGCATCATCCGCCACGGGGCCAAGCTCATCTACGCCTACACGGAGGCGACGGTGCCCAAAGTGAGTGTGCTGTTGCGCAAGGCGTATGGGGGGGCCTATCTGGTGATGAGCAGCAAGCACCTGCGGGGCGACATCAACTACGCCTGGCCGACAGGAGAGGTGGCGGTGATGGGGCCGGAGGGGGCGGTGAACATCCTCTATCGGGAGCACCTGGCAAAACACCCCGATCCGGAGGGGGAGCGGGCGCGCCTCATTCAGGACTACAAGGAGCGTTTCGCTAACCCCTATGTGGCCGCCAGCCGGGGGTTCCTGGACGATGTGATAGACCCTGCCGAGACACGCCCCAAAATCATCCGCGCCCTGGCGATGCTGGCCAACAAACGGGATACCCTTCCTCCCAAGAAGCACGGCAACATCCCCCTATAG
- a CDS encoding isocitrate/isopropylmalate dehydrogenase family protein: MTYRVTLIPGDGIGPEVTQAAVRVLEASGVQIEWEVQEAGEEVMAKYGTPLPQGVLESIRRNKVALKGPITTPVGTGFRSVNVAIRKELDLYACVRPAKSYPGVRSKYENIDLVVIRENTEDLYAGVEFAKGGPYTKDLIDLIYRSGQKVLDPEHAGFSIKSISEFGTRRIVKFAFDYARQNNRKKVTAVTKANILKFTDGLFFEVARQVAKNYPDIQYEERLVDATFMQLVMRPEEFDVLVLPNLYGDICSDLCAGLVGGLGVAPGANIGEHGAVFEAVHGSAPRYKGLNKVNPTAMILSGVLMLRYLGEKEAADRVERAVAEVIREGKYVTYDFKPHRDDPTAVGTAQMADAIIRKLQEVKTHA; the protein is encoded by the coding sequence ATGACCTACAGGGTAACCCTTATCCCAGGGGACGGCATAGGGCCGGAGGTAACCCAGGCGGCGGTGCGGGTGCTGGAGGCTTCGGGGGTGCAGATTGAGTGGGAAGTGCAGGAGGCGGGCGAGGAGGTGATGGCCAAATACGGCACCCCCCTCCCCCAGGGCGTGCTGGAGTCCATTCGGCGCAATAAGGTGGCCCTGAAGGGGCCTATCACCACCCCGGTGGGCACGGGCTTTCGCTCGGTCAATGTGGCCATCCGCAAGGAACTGGACCTGTATGCCTGTGTGCGTCCCGCCAAGTCCTACCCGGGCGTGCGCAGTAAGTACGAGAACATTGACCTGGTGGTCATTCGGGAGAATACGGAGGATCTCTACGCCGGCGTGGAGTTCGCCAAGGGGGGGCCCTATACCAAAGACCTCATTGACCTGATTTACCGCAGTGGGCAAAAGGTGTTGGACCCCGAGCACGCGGGCTTCTCCATCAAGTCCATCTCCGAGTTCGGCACACGGCGCATCGTGAAGTTCGCCTTTGACTACGCCCGCCAGAATAACCGCAAGAAGGTTACGGCGGTTACCAAAGCCAACATCTTGAAGTTCACCGATGGTCTGTTCTTTGAGGTGGCGCGCCAGGTGGCCAAGAACTATCCCGATATCCAGTATGAGGAGCGCCTGGTGGATGCCACCTTTATGCAGTTGGTGATGCGTCCCGAGGAGTTTGATGTGCTGGTGCTCCCCAACCTGTATGGGGACATCTGCTCGGACCTGTGCGCCGGGCTCGTGGGGGGGTTAGGGGTCGCCCCCGGGGCCAACATTGGGGAGCACGGGGCGGTGTTTGAGGCGGTGCACGGCTCCGCCCCCCGCTATAAGGGGCTCAATAAGGTGAATCCCACGGCGATGATTCTCTCGGGCGTGCTGATGCTCCGCTACCTGGGGGAGAAGGAGGCGGCCGACCGGGTGGAGCGGGCTGTGGCTGAGGTCATCCGCGAGGGGAAGTATGTCACCTACGACTTCAAGCCCCACCGGGACGACCCCACCGCTGTGGGCACAGCCCAGATGGCGGACGCCATTATCCGCAAACTGCAGGAGGTGAAGACCCATGCGTAG
- the mdh gene encoding malate dehydrogenase, whose translation MRRKITVVGAGNVGASVAQRLFDRGYADIVLVDIVEGLPQGKALDILESGPVVGSDARCIGTNGYEETANSDIVIITSGVARKPGMSRDDLLFTNMDIVGHVTRETVRRSPNAILIVVTNPLDAMTQHALEVSGLPRERVIGQSGILDTARFRTFLAMELGVSVQDVHAYVLGGHGDTMVPLVGYTNVGGSPVERLLSRERLEKIVQRTRDGGGEIVALLKTGSAYYAPSAAVVQMVDAIVYDRKQVLPCCVYLNGEYGIKGLCVGVPVKLGAKGVEQIIELPLRPEEAAALQRSAAAVRELVDKMHQRQARPAAT comes from the coding sequence ATGCGTAGGAAGATCACCGTGGTGGGGGCGGGGAATGTGGGAGCCAGCGTCGCCCAGCGCCTGTTCGACCGAGGCTATGCCGACATCGTGCTGGTGGACATCGTGGAGGGCCTGCCCCAGGGGAAGGCGTTAGACATCCTGGAATCGGGGCCGGTGGTGGGATCCGATGCCCGCTGCATCGGCACCAACGGGTACGAGGAGACGGCTAACTCGGATATCGTGATCATCACCTCGGGGGTGGCCCGCAAGCCCGGGATGAGCCGGGACGACCTGCTGTTCACCAATATGGACATCGTCGGGCATGTCACCCGCGAGACAGTGCGGCGTTCACCGAACGCCATCCTCATCGTCGTTACCAACCCTCTGGACGCCATGACCCAGCACGCCTTGGAGGTGTCAGGGTTGCCCCGGGAGCGGGTGATAGGCCAGTCGGGCATCCTGGATACGGCCCGCTTCCGCACCTTTTTGGCGATGGAGCTGGGGGTGTCGGTGCAGGATGTGCACGCCTATGTGTTGGGAGGGCACGGCGACACGATGGTGCCCCTGGTGGGGTATACCAATGTGGGCGGTAGCCCAGTGGAGCGCCTGCTCTCTCGGGAGCGCCTGGAGAAAATCGTCCAGCGCACTCGCGACGGGGGTGGGGAGATTGTGGCCCTCCTGAAGACGGGGAGCGCCTACTATGCCCCCAGCGCAGCGGTGGTGCAGATGGTGGACGCCATCGTCTACGACCGCAAGCAGGTGCTCCCCTGCTGTGTGTACCTGAACGGGGAGTATGGCATCAAGGGGTTGTGCGTGGGGGTGCCGGTGAAACTGGGGGCCAAGGGGGTGGAGCAGATCATTGAACTCCCCCTGCGTCCGGAGGAGGCAGCCGCCCTTCAGCGTTCGGCGGCTGCGGTGCGGGAACTGGTGGACAAGATGCACCAACGCCAGGCCAGGCCGGCTGCCACCTAG
- a CDS encoding ABC transporter ATP-binding protein, translating into MHGPLSDEAIRVEGLVKRYGTLVAVNEVSFTVRKGEIFGVLGPNGAGKTTLLETIEGLLTPDAGRTLVLGMDTHQEPHKVKERIGVHLQASAYFEFLTLKEILHLFGRLYRRRLPPMELLRMVGLEEKANSTVAKLSGGQKQRFAIAAALVNDPEVLFLDEPTTGLDPQARRSLWEFIQQVHRQGRTVVLTTHYMEEAQFLCQRVAIMDRGTIVALDTPMGLVRRLEQPYVVKVVSSRPLAVEVLGRLDGVKGQVVHQNGTYHLRSADATRTLRDLLAWAQAHAVPLEHLEVTSATLEDVFLALTGRRLQD; encoded by the coding sequence ATGCACGGCCCCTTGTCGGACGAGGCCATCCGAGTAGAGGGCCTGGTGAAGCGGTACGGCACGCTGGTGGCCGTGAACGAGGTTTCCTTTACGGTGCGCAAAGGGGAGATCTTCGGCGTTCTCGGCCCCAACGGCGCGGGGAAGACCACCCTCCTTGAGACCATTGAGGGCCTGCTCACCCCCGATGCGGGGCGCACCCTGGTGTTGGGCATGGACACCCATCAGGAGCCCCATAAGGTGAAGGAGCGGATTGGGGTACACCTGCAGGCCTCGGCCTATTTTGAGTTCCTCACTCTAAAGGAGATTTTGCACCTGTTCGGGCGTTTGTATCGGCGGCGTCTCCCCCCGATGGAGTTGCTGCGGATGGTGGGGCTGGAGGAGAAGGCCAACAGCACGGTGGCCAAACTGTCGGGCGGGCAGAAACAGCGGTTCGCCATCGCCGCCGCTCTGGTCAACGACCCCGAGGTGCTGTTTTTGGACGAGCCCACCACGGGCCTGGATCCTCAAGCCCGCCGCAGTCTGTGGGAGTTTATTCAACAGGTGCACCGCCAGGGGCGGACGGTGGTGCTCACCACCCACTATATGGAGGAGGCCCAGTTCCTCTGCCAACGGGTGGCCATTATGGACCGGGGGACAATTGTGGCCTTGGATACTCCGATGGGCTTGGTGCGGCGTTTAGAGCAACCCTATGTGGTGAAGGTGGTCAGTTCACGCCCGTTGGCGGTGGAGGTGCTGGGGCGATTGGATGGGGTGAAAGGGCAGGTGGTGCACCAGAACGGCACCTATCACCTGCGATCGGCCGATGCTACCCGCACGTTGCGGGACTTGCTGGCGTGGGCACAGGCTCACGCGGTGCCTTTGGAGCACCTGGAGGTGACGTCGGCCACCTTGGAGGATGTGTTCCTCGCCTTGACGGGGAGGCGGTTGCAGGACTAG
- a CDS encoding ABC transporter permease, which translates to MLWPLVVANLKMLLRDRVALFWALLFPVVFVVGFGFFRFGEPPTSTVAVVDHAQNGASQGFLAALGANPVLKLEPYPDEERARTALTQGDVRYALILPPEFGRGGEASTVTMLYDRAQVTAPLVVGVVQRYVDEMNLHLIGAQRVLSLQAEPVQSRRLRYFDFVLPGLVGMAVMQFSIIGMAVGLAEARELKLLKRLQTTPLSVGTFFLARVLANMVLAGVQAGLLLAVGVLAFDAYIVPRGLVWGIPLIMVSNMIFLNLGFVAGAVSKTVNAASGLGNAIAMPMMIFSGVFFDTAGLPRVLAVMAQYLPLTPLIDSLRGMLLEAKPLWAYPVDLAILGGWMVVSAVLAVRLFRFT; encoded by the coding sequence GTGCTGTGGCCCTTGGTAGTGGCCAACCTGAAGATGCTCCTACGCGACCGCGTGGCCCTGTTCTGGGCTTTGCTGTTCCCGGTCGTCTTTGTGGTGGGCTTTGGCTTCTTCCGGTTCGGGGAACCGCCCACCAGCACGGTGGCGGTGGTGGACCACGCCCAGAACGGGGCATCCCAGGGTTTTCTGGCGGCGCTGGGGGCCAATCCGGTGCTGAAGTTGGAGCCTTACCCCGATGAGGAGCGGGCGCGCACCGCCCTGACGCAGGGGGATGTGCGCTATGCGCTTATCCTGCCGCCGGAGTTCGGGCGGGGGGGCGAAGCGTCCACGGTTACCATGTTGTACGACCGCGCCCAAGTCACGGCCCCACTGGTGGTGGGGGTGGTGCAACGCTATGTGGATGAGATGAACTTACACCTCATCGGGGCGCAGCGGGTGCTGTCTTTGCAGGCTGAGCCTGTTCAATCGCGCCGTCTGCGCTACTTTGACTTCGTGCTGCCGGGCTTGGTGGGAATGGCGGTGATGCAGTTCTCAATCATTGGGATGGCGGTGGGGCTGGCGGAGGCAAGGGAACTGAAACTGTTGAAGCGGTTGCAGACCACACCCCTGTCGGTGGGGACTTTCTTTTTGGCCCGCGTGCTGGCCAATATGGTCTTGGCAGGGGTGCAGGCGGGGTTGCTCCTAGCGGTCGGGGTTTTGGCTTTTGACGCCTATATTGTCCCGCGCGGGCTGGTGTGGGGCATTCCTTTGATCATGGTGAGCAATATGATCTTCCTCAACTTGGGGTTTGTGGCGGGGGCTGTCTCCAAGACAGTGAACGCCGCCAGCGGGTTGGGCAACGCCATCGCCATGCCTATGATGATCTTCTCGGGGGTATTTTTTGACACGGCAGGTTTGCCCCGTGTGTTGGCGGTGATGGCCCAATACTTGCCCCTGACGCCCCTTATTGACTCCCTGCGGGGGATGCTGTTAGAGGCCAAGCCCCTGTGGGCCTATCCCGTGGATTTGGCTATCCTGGGGGGCTGGATGGTGGTGAGCGCTGTGCTGGCTGTCCGCTTGTTCCGTTTTACCTAA
- a CDS encoding SIMPL domain-containing protein (The SIMPL domain is named for its presence in mouse protein SIMPL (signalling molecule that associates with mouse pelle-like kinase). Bacterial member BP26, from Brucella, was shown to assemble into a channel-like structure, while YggE from E. coli has been associated with resistance to oxidative stress.) encodes MRRYALAFALALTVWVLVGCTRPASPPASTAPGAPPALPATGASLVVQPSQPAGLWVTGEGRLTLTPTVAHLSLGVEARADTVSAARDEAARALRRILDALKANGIAERDIQTRYFTIQPLYTYRERVLPGGERQGEQVLIGYQVSNLVSVKVRALDRIGTVIDDAVAAGGNLVRVQGIAFGVEDGEHRRALAQAREAAVKDALDKARQMASAAGISLGKLISLSEAGGGVPLAPLEAMRAATAPETPTPISPGELTVTVTVQALFALP; translated from the coding sequence ATGCGCCGATACGCTTTGGCTTTCGCTTTGGCCCTTACCGTATGGGTTTTAGTCGGGTGCACCCGTCCCGCCAGTCCCCCTGCCAGCACTGCCCCGGGTGCCCCACCTGCACTCCCGGCCACCGGTGCCTCCCTGGTGGTGCAGCCCTCCCAGCCCGCCGGCCTCTGGGTAACGGGCGAGGGACGGCTTACCCTTACCCCCACTGTGGCCCACCTCTCCCTGGGAGTAGAGGCCCGCGCCGACACCGTGAGCGCCGCCCGCGACGAAGCCGCCCGCGCCTTGAGGCGCATCCTGGACGCCCTCAAGGCCAACGGCATCGCCGAGCGGGATATCCAAACCCGCTACTTCACCATTCAGCCTCTTTACACCTACCGGGAGCGCGTCCTCCCCGGCGGCGAACGGCAAGGGGAGCAGGTGCTCATCGGCTACCAGGTGAGCAACCTGGTAAGCGTGAAAGTGCGCGCCCTGGACCGCATCGGCACGGTGATAGACGATGCCGTGGCAGCGGGGGGGAACCTGGTACGGGTGCAGGGCATCGCCTTCGGAGTGGAGGATGGGGAGCACCGGCGCGCCCTGGCCCAGGCACGGGAGGCGGCTGTCAAAGACGCTTTAGACAAAGCCCGCCAGATGGCCTCGGCCGCCGGCATCAGTTTGGGTAAGCTGATCTCTTTGAGTGAAGCGGGGGGCGGTGTGCCCCTCGCCCCGCTGGAGGCGATGCGGGCGGCGACGGCCCCCGAGACACCCACACCTATCAGCCCCGGGGAACTGACGGTAACCGTTACGGTGCAGGCCCTGTTCGCCCTGCCTTAG
- a CDS encoding zf-HC2 domain-containing protein: MWLWGRRRGAHPSPEMLSCFLDDQVSKGERLRIERHLEVCAECRRMVEDLRQVRQWLQTLPQEQPSSPIRIAPPAPHPAPRLAVPHLLVPSAVAMGLLLMVLVATDLSLGFQARQGTPLPPPAASATQPGQSVLILAPDIPKEAVPPPSPSPTPIGEALPKPTPRPLLAWGLVEGVVTGVLLLMLALARLVRRMA, translated from the coding sequence ATGTGGCTGTGGGGACGGCGTCGTGGGGCGCATCCCAGCCCAGAAATGCTCTCCTGCTTCCTGGACGACCAGGTGAGCAAAGGGGAGCGTCTACGCATAGAAAGGCACCTGGAGGTGTGTGCGGAGTGCCGTCGGATGGTGGAGGACTTGCGCCAGGTGCGTCAGTGGCTCCAGACCCTTCCCCAAGAGCAACCGTCCTCCCCCATTCGCATCGCCCCACCTGCACCGCATCCTGCCCCGCGCTTGGCCGTCCCCCACCTGCTCGTTCCCAGCGCGGTGGCTATGGGTCTGCTCCTGATGGTTCTGGTGGCCACGGATCTCTCCCTCGGCTTCCAGGCTCGTCAGGGCACTCCCCTGCCTCCCCCTGCTGCCTCGGCTACTCAGCCCGGTCAAAGCGTGCTCATCCTTGCCCCCGACATCCCCAAAGAGGCGGTCCCACCCCCGTCCCCCTCTCCTACACCTATCGGCGAGGCTCTGCCCAAGCCGACCCCCCGTCCCCTTCTGGCCTGGGGCCTTGTGGAAGGCGTGGTGACTGGCGTCTTGCTCCTGATGCTGGCCCTGGCACGCCTGGTGCGCCGGATGGCCTAG
- a CDS encoding sigma-70 family RNA polymerase sigma factor encodes MDDALLIAQSKQGDSEAFNRLVVRYQGQVFTLAYRMLGDRAAAEDATQETFLSAYQNIHSFHEGNFRAWLLRIAVNACRDHLRSGYRRKTLSLEGMAEEDPTTPFPSNDEAPEDYALRRELREAIAQGLKALPPDQRLAILLVDVQGLSYEEAAQVMGVPIGTVKSRLSRARLAMRTFLLSKKELLPTSLRSP; translated from the coding sequence GTGGACGACGCCCTGCTCATCGCCCAGAGCAAGCAAGGGGATTCCGAGGCCTTCAACCGCCTAGTGGTCCGCTACCAGGGGCAGGTGTTCACCCTGGCCTACCGCATGCTGGGCGACCGGGCCGCCGCCGAAGACGCCACCCAGGAGACCTTCCTCTCTGCCTATCAGAACATTCACTCCTTCCACGAGGGGAACTTTCGCGCCTGGCTGTTGCGCATTGCTGTCAATGCCTGCCGCGACCACCTACGCTCCGGTTATCGGCGGAAGACCCTCTCCCTGGAGGGCATGGCCGAGGAGGACCCCACCACACCGTTCCCCAGTAACGATGAGGCCCCCGAAGACTACGCCTTGCGCCGGGAACTGCGGGAGGCCATCGCCCAGGGTCTGAAGGCCCTCCCCCCTGACCAGCGCCTCGCCATCCTCCTGGTGGATGTGCAGGGCCTCTCCTACGAGGAGGCGGCACAGGTGATGGGCGTCCCCATCGGCACCGTCAAATCTCGCCTCAGCCGCGCCCGCCTGGCTATGCGCACCTTCCTGCTGAGCAAAAAGGAACTTCTCCCCACCTCCCTCCGTTCTCCTTAG
- a CDS encoding aldo/keto reductase, translating to MRTRPLGTTGLLVSEVGFGAWAIGGNLYGNSYGPTDDAVSRRALQEALDLGCTFFDTADVYGHGHSEELVGEVVGNRPDVVVATKVGGNFYRPHGVVMDFSPRYIRFACEQSLRRLRRDVIDLYQLHNPPLPFLFHPGFFAVLEDLQKEGKIRFYGVSIHAPQEGMAALRTGRPAALQAVYNLLRQEMAVDLFPLAHQQGVGIIAREPLHNGFLTGKYTEDATFPPGDIRHLWPRAYIRRLVRAAEALRPLTSPQRSLAHLAIRFVLDNPAISVVIPGAKTPEQVRENMAASALPPLTEEEKTYISRVLQDWEGESPTPPGS from the coding sequence ATGCGCACACGCCCGCTAGGCACCACAGGCCTTTTGGTGTCGGAGGTGGGCTTCGGAGCCTGGGCCATCGGCGGCAACCTCTACGGCAACAGCTACGGCCCCACCGATGACGCCGTCTCCCGACGCGCCCTCCAGGAGGCCCTGGACTTGGGGTGCACCTTCTTCGACACCGCCGATGTCTACGGCCACGGCCACAGCGAGGAACTGGTGGGAGAGGTAGTGGGCAATCGCCCCGATGTGGTGGTGGCGACCAAGGTGGGGGGCAACTTCTACCGCCCCCACGGCGTAGTTATGGACTTCTCCCCCCGCTACATCCGCTTCGCCTGCGAGCAGAGCTTGCGCCGCCTCCGCCGCGACGTGATAGATCTCTACCAACTCCACAACCCCCCCCTCCCCTTCCTTTTTCACCCCGGTTTCTTCGCCGTCTTGGAGGACCTGCAGAAAGAGGGCAAAATACGTTTTTACGGCGTCTCCATCCACGCCCCCCAGGAGGGGATGGCTGCCCTGCGGACGGGTCGTCCCGCCGCTCTGCAAGCCGTCTACAACCTCCTGCGCCAGGAGATGGCAGTAGACCTCTTCCCTTTGGCCCACCAGCAGGGCGTGGGCATCATCGCCCGGGAGCCCCTCCACAACGGCTTCCTGACAGGTAAATACACCGAGGATGCCACCTTCCCCCCGGGGGACATCCGTCACCTGTGGCCACGGGCCTACATACGCCGCCTGGTGCGGGCGGCGGAGGCGTTGCGCCCCCTCACCTCTCCCCAGAGGAGCCTAGCCCACCTGGCCATCCGCTTCGTCCTGGACAATCCTGCCATCTCGGTGGTCATCCCGGGGGCCAAGACGCCCGAGCAGGTGCGGGAGAACATGGCAGCCTCCGCCTTACCCCCCCTCACCGAGGAGGAGAAAACCTACATCAGCCGTGTCCTGCAGGACTGGGAGGGGGAATCGCCTACCCCGCCAGGCTCATAA
- a CDS encoding zinc-binding dehydrogenase, producing MKAVVFERHGGPEVLQYKDIPDPKPGPNEVVIHVKAAAANYTDIWARRGLPGMQIILPHVSGSDAAGVVVEVGSAVTGIKVGDEVLVHPSLACRTCEMCTGGQEFFCRDFKIWGFQTGPNDGGHAQYAKLPAVNIIPKPKALSFAEAASLPLVLMTAWRMLVSRARVQPGDFVLIWGGAGGLGVMAIQICRLFGARPIAVVSSEEKARKVADLGAEFVINRAKQDVYEEVRRITNRRGVDIVFEHVGQATFPTSVRALRWGGTLVTCGATSGFEATTDLRFLWNKQLNFLGSHMGNKAELLQALRWVEAGKIRPVIHHILPLREVPRGQEMMEKDQVIGKLVYVPEGA from the coding sequence ATGAAGGCAGTTGTCTTTGAACGGCACGGGGGCCCCGAAGTTCTGCAGTATAAGGACATCCCCGACCCCAAACCTGGGCCCAACGAAGTGGTCATACACGTGAAAGCGGCAGCCGCCAACTACACCGACATTTGGGCGCGCCGTGGCTTGCCAGGGATGCAGATCATCCTGCCCCATGTCTCGGGCTCCGATGCGGCGGGGGTGGTGGTGGAGGTGGGGAGCGCCGTGACAGGCATCAAAGTGGGCGACGAGGTGCTGGTGCACCCCTCCCTGGCGTGCCGCACCTGCGAGATGTGCACAGGCGGGCAGGAGTTCTTCTGTCGGGATTTCAAGATCTGGGGCTTCCAGACCGGCCCCAACGACGGGGGCCACGCCCAGTATGCCAAACTGCCCGCCGTCAACATCATCCCCAAACCGAAAGCCCTCTCTTTCGCTGAAGCCGCCTCCCTGCCTCTGGTGCTCATGACCGCCTGGCGCATGCTGGTGAGCCGGGCACGGGTGCAGCCGGGCGACTTCGTCCTTATATGGGGAGGGGCGGGCGGGTTGGGGGTCATGGCCATCCAAATCTGTCGCCTATTCGGGGCACGCCCCATCGCCGTGGTGAGCAGTGAAGAGAAGGCCCGCAAAGTGGCCGACCTGGGTGCCGAGTTCGTCATCAATCGCGCCAAACAGGATGTCTACGAGGAGGTGCGACGCATCACCAACCGTCGGGGTGTGGACATCGTCTTTGAGCATGTGGGACAGGCCACTTTTCCCACCAGCGTCCGCGCCCTGCGGTGGGGAGGCACCCTGGTAACCTGTGGGGCCACCTCGGGCTTTGAAGCCACCACCGACCTGCGCTTCCTATGGAACAAGCAACTGAACTTCCTCGGCTCCCATATGGGGAATAAGGCCGAACTGCTGCAAGCCCTGCGGTGGGTAGAGGCGGGCAAAATCCGCCCCGTCATCCACCACATCCTCCCCCTGCGGGAGGTGCCCCGCGGTCAGGAGATGATGGAAAAAGACCAGGTTATCGGCAAACTGGTCTATGTGCCCGAAGGGGCGTGA
- the sfsA gene encoding DNA/RNA nuclease SfsA, whose translation MRLPPLVQAIFLERLNRFAGRVLVDGSPALVHIANSGRMWELLQRGRVCWVTPRVGAVRKTVYDLVLVDVGHTLASADARLPSALLAEAIGERRVPAFQGWRLRGREVPFGHSRLDLLLERDGRLCWVEAKSVTLVEEGVGLFPDAPTSRGQRHMASLVEAVGQGHRACVVFVVQREDAHAFAPNDPADPAFGEALRSALAQGVEAYAYRCRVGLDEVRLDTPLPVWTRYPAEGHRGH comes from the coding sequence ATGCGGTTGCCTCCCCTTGTGCAGGCCATTTTCCTGGAGCGCCTGAACCGTTTTGCGGGACGGGTGCTGGTAGACGGCTCCCCTGCTTTGGTGCATATAGCCAACTCGGGGCGGATGTGGGAACTCCTACAGCGGGGGCGGGTGTGCTGGGTAACGCCCCGTGTAGGGGCAGTGCGCAAGACAGTGTATGACCTGGTGCTGGTGGATGTGGGGCATACTTTGGCATCGGCGGATGCGCGCTTGCCCTCCGCCCTGCTGGCAGAGGCGATTGGGGAAAGGCGTGTGCCCGCGTTCCAGGGGTGGCGCCTGCGGGGGCGGGAGGTGCCCTTCGGCCATAGCCGATTGGACCTGCTCCTGGAACGGGACGGACGCCTGTGCTGGGTGGAGGCCAAGTCGGTCACGCTGGTGGAGGAGGGTGTGGGCCTGTTCCCCGATGCGCCCACCAGCCGCGGCCAACGCCATATGGCCAGCCTGGTAGAGGCGGTGGGCCAGGGGCATCGGGCGTGTGTGGTGTTTGTTGTCCAACGGGAGGATGCCCACGCCTTCGCCCCCAACGACCCCGCAGACCCGGCTTTTGGGGAGGCGTTGCGCTCCGCCTTAGCCCAGGGGGTGGAGGCCTACGCTTATCGGTGTCGTGTCGGGTTGGACGAGGTGCGTTTGGATACACCCCTGCCGGTGTGGACACGCTATCCCGCAGAGGGGCACCGTGGGCACTGA